The Helianthus annuus cultivar XRQ/B chromosome 16, HanXRQr2.0-SUNRISE, whole genome shotgun sequence genome includes a window with the following:
- the LOC110915579 gene encoding uncharacterized protein LOC110915579 isoform X3, with amino-acid sequence MFEGGVSDRMGRDFTAADVSIVVADIIFSGLEEASLSEHGSSIAPKTLRQSKNLETYPKGHNARNLALLEFFTAKPYWRDDVFKNQTQVLSLLKLL; translated from the exons ATGTTTGAAG GTGGTGTTTCTGACCGTATGGGTCGTGATTTTACTGCTGCGGATGTGTCAATTGTTGTTGCTGATATCATATTTTCTGGACTAGAAGAGGCTTCTTTATCTGAACATGGAAGCAGCATTGCACCAAAGACCCTGCGGCAATCTAAAAATCTAGAAACTTATCCAAAAGGACACAATGCTAGAAA CCTAGCCCTGTTGGAGTTTTTTACAGCCAAACCCTATTGGAGAGACGACGTTTTTAAAAACCAGACACAG GTACTATCATTGCTGAAGCTGTTGTAG
- the LOC110915579 gene encoding uncharacterized protein LOC110915579 isoform X2, translated as MSMLKMQYTCLSVTGILISFSYCGVSDRMGRDFTAADVSIVVADIIFSGLEEASLSEHGSSIAPKTLRQSKNLETYPKGHNARNLALLEFFTAKPYWRDDVFKNQTQVLSLLKLL; from the exons ATGTCGATGTTGAAGATGCAATACACATGTTTATCTGTAACTGGGATACTTATTTCATTTAGTTATT GTGGTGTTTCTGACCGTATGGGTCGTGATTTTACTGCTGCGGATGTGTCAATTGTTGTTGCTGATATCATATTTTCTGGACTAGAAGAGGCTTCTTTATCTGAACATGGAAGCAGCATTGCACCAAAGACCCTGCGGCAATCTAAAAATCTAGAAACTTATCCAAAAGGACACAATGCTAGAAA CCTAGCCCTGTTGGAGTTTTTTACAGCCAAACCCTATTGGAGAGACGACGTTTTTAAAAACCAGACACAG GTACTATCATTGCTGAAGCTGTTGTAG
- the LOC110915581 gene encoding RING-H2 finger protein ATL8: MPRPYRFLSTITTNSSSKTVAESPEEVTAESDSVVIFAALLCALVCIVGLIVVARCSWLRRGSIASSANKGIKKKFVEAIPKFSYDSAKEDKRDCAICLAEYADGDEIRVLPQCGHRFHVECIDKWLGSHSSCPSCRQILVITRCKKCGDFPAVSVGKASTVTEHVGGQHNGNLV, translated from the coding sequence ATGCCTCGTCCGTACAGATTCCTCTCTACCATCACAACAAACTCATCATCAAAAACCGTTGCAGAATCGCCTGAAGAAGTTACCGCCGAGTCCGATTCCGTCGTCATCTTCGCCGCTCTTCTTTGCGCTCTCGTCTGCATCGTCGGATTAATCGTCGTTGCTCGATGCTCGTGGCTTCGACGCGGATCAATCGCCAGTTCTGCTAACAAAGGAATTAAGAAGAAGTTTGTTGAAGCGATTCCGAAATTCTCATATGATTCGGCTAAGGAAGATAAGCGCGATTGTGCAATCTGTTTGGCGGAGTATGCAGATGGAGATGAGATCCGAGTTCTGCCGCAGTGCGGACACAGATTTCATGTTGAATGTATTGATAAGTGGCTTGGATCGCACTCTTCGTGTCCTTCCTGTAGGCAGATTCTGGTGATTACTAGATGTAAAAAGTGTGGTGATTTTCCGGCGGTTTCTGTCGGAAAAGCATCCACGGTGACGGAGCATGTAGGCGGACAACATAATGGAAATTTAGTTTGA
- the LOC110915579 gene encoding uncharacterized protein LOC110915579 isoform X1 encodes MGEITTRFPCTKKLSSSTRLIIRDSTILFISFVIKFEILILFLPGGVSDRMGRDFTAADVSIVVADIIFSGLEEASLSEHGSSIAPKTLRQSKNLETYPKGHNARNLALLEFFTAKPYWRDDVFKNQTQVLSLLKLL; translated from the exons ATGGGTGAGATCACCACTCGTTTCCCATGTACAAAGAAGTTATCGTCGTCTACAAGATTAATTATTCGTGACTCAACtattttgttcatttcttttgtAATTAAGTTTGAAATATTGATTTTGTTTCTTCCAGGTGGTGTTTCTGACCGTATGGGTCGTGATTTTACTGCTGCGGATGTGTCAATTGTTGTTGCTGATATCATATTTTCTGGACTAGAAGAGGCTTCTTTATCTGAACATGGAAGCAGCATTGCACCAAAGACCCTGCGGCAATCTAAAAATCTAGAAACTTATCCAAAAGGACACAATGCTAGAAA CCTAGCCCTGTTGGAGTTTTTTACAGCCAAACCCTATTGGAGAGACGACGTTTTTAAAAACCAGACACAG GTACTATCATTGCTGAAGCTGTTGTAG